One Thalassospira marina DNA window includes the following coding sequences:
- a CDS encoding ABC transporter ATP-binding protein produces the protein MSQGANQKDAQACVQTSQPWNDPDAVPFIRFEKVTKKFGDFYAVDDVSLDIYRHELFALLGGSGCGKTTLLRMLAGFEDPTEGKIYIDGVDMANVPPYERPTNMMFQSYALFPHMSVEKNVAFGLHQDGYSKSEIKDRVAEMLAMVQMSKFATRKPHQLSGGQRQRVALARSLVKQPKVLLLDEPLGALDKKLREQTQFELVNIQEKVGTTFVMVTHDQEEAMTMASRIAVMNEGVIKQTGTPFELYEYPNSRFTANFLGQVNLIEGTLVDDDEKYAIIQSDDIGGEIYIDHAVQGHEGTTLWVALRPERLRLCTEKPEDVTRNCFAGKVEEIGYLGGLSTYHVRLESGMRIRVSEPNTHRHNEPRYTWEDRVWVTWETGSASVLNQ, from the coding sequence GTGTCGCAGGGGGCCAATCAGAAAGACGCACAGGCATGTGTGCAAACCAGCCAGCCGTGGAATGATCCGGATGCTGTACCGTTTATCCGGTTTGAAAAAGTAACCAAAAAATTTGGCGATTTTTACGCGGTCGACGATGTATCGCTCGACATTTACCGCCACGAACTGTTTGCCCTTCTGGGGGGGTCGGGTTGCGGCAAAACAACGCTGTTGCGCATGCTGGCCGGGTTTGAAGACCCGACCGAAGGCAAAATCTATATCGACGGTGTCGATATGGCCAATGTGCCGCCCTATGAACGCCCGACCAACATGATGTTCCAGTCCTATGCCCTTTTCCCGCATATGAGTGTCGAGAAAAACGTCGCCTTTGGCCTGCATCAGGATGGTTATTCAAAATCCGAAATCAAAGACCGCGTTGCCGAAATGCTAGCGATGGTGCAAATGAGCAAATTTGCCACCCGCAAACCGCATCAGCTTTCCGGTGGCCAACGCCAGCGTGTTGCGCTGGCACGCTCGCTTGTCAAACAGCCAAAGGTGCTGTTGCTTGACGAACCGCTGGGCGCACTCGACAAAAAACTGCGCGAACAAACCCAATTTGAACTGGTCAATATCCAGGAAAAAGTTGGCACCACCTTTGTCATGGTCACCCACGACCAGGAAGAAGCCATGACCATGGCATCACGCATCGCCGTGATGAATGAAGGCGTGATCAAACAAACGGGCACACCGTTCGAACTTTATGAATATCCCAATTCCCGCTTTACCGCCAACTTCCTGGGCCAAGTCAACCTGATCGAAGGCACCCTGGTCGATGACGATGAAAAATACGCCATCATCCAGTCCGACGATATTGGCGGCGAAATTTACATCGACCACGCGGTTCAGGGCCATGAAGGCACCACGCTGTGGGTTGCACTGCGCCCGGAACGGCTGCGCCTGTGCACCGAAAAACCCGAAGACGTCACCCGGAACTGCTTTGCCGGCAAGGTCGAGGAAATTGGCTATCTTGGCGGGCTTTCGACCTATCACGTCCGCCTTGAAAGCGGGATGCGCATTCGTGTCAGCGAACCCAATACGCATCGCCACAACGAACCGCGCTATACGTGGGAAGACCGGGTGTGGGTGACCTGGGAGACGGGGTCCGCCTCGGTGCTGAACCAATGA